From the Halichoerus grypus chromosome 3, mHalGry1.hap1.1, whole genome shotgun sequence genome, one window contains:
- the PPP1R3B gene encoding protein phosphatase 1 regulatory subunit 3B, whose product MMAVDIACRYSCMAPALRQERFAFKTSPKPSEPLRPCIQLSSKNAASGLVAPTVQEKKVKKRVSFADNQGLALTMVKVFSEFDDPLDIPLNITELLDNIVSLTTAESESFVLDFMQPSADYLDFRNRLQTDHVCLENCVLKDKAVTGTVKVQNLAFEKMVKIRMTFDTWKSFTDFPCRYVKDTYAGSDRDTFSFDISLPEKIQSYERMEFAVCFECSGQTYWDSNKGKNYRIIRAELQSTQGTAEPPNGPDFGISFDQFGSPRCSYGLFPEWPSYLGYEKLGPYY is encoded by the coding sequence ATGATGGCAGTGGACATAGCGTGCAGATACAGCTGCATGGCCCCTGCCCTGCGCCAAGAGAGGTTCGCCTTCAAGACCTCACCGAAGCCAAGCGAACCACTGAGGCCGTGCATCCAGCTGAGCAGCAAGAATGCAGCCAGCGGGCTGGTGGCCCCCACCGTCCAGGAGAAAAAGGTGAAAAAGCGGGTGTCCTTCGCAGACAACCAAGGGCTGGCCCTGACAATGGTCAAAGTGTTCTCAGAATTCGATGACCCGTTAGATATTCCGCTGAACATCACCGAGCTCCTAGACAACATTGTGAGCTTGACGACAGCAGAGAGCGAGAGCTTTGTTTTGGATTTCATGCAGCCTTCCGCTGATTACTTAGACTTTAGAAACCGGCTTCAGACCGACCACGTATGCCTTGAAAACTGTGTCCTGAAGGACAAAGCTGTCACAGGCACGGTGAAGGTGCAGAACCTGGCATTTGAGAAGATGGTGAAAATAAGAATGACATTCGACACCTGGAAAAGCTTCACAGACTTTCCCTGTCGCTATGTGAAGGACACTTACGCCGGCTCGGACAGGGACACGTTCTCCTTTGACATTAGCTTGCCTGAGAAAATTCAGTCGTATGAGAGGATGGAGTTTGCTGTGTGCTTTGAGTGCAGTGGGCAGACATACTGGGAcagcaacaaaggcaaaaactATAGGATCATCCGAGCCGAACTACAATCCACACAGGGCACCGCCGAGCCACCAAACGGGCCCGATTTCGGAATATCCTTTGACCAGTTTGGGAGCCCTCGGTGTTCCTACGGTCTGTTTCCGGAGTGGCCGAGTTATTTAGGATACGAGAAGCTGGGGCCCTACTATTAG